The DNA sequence GGAATTTTTTACTATAACAAAAAAAATTCATAATGCCTTGCATGGTGTAGATATACCGATATCGCTTGATGAACTTTTGTACTTTCAGGAAGTTAATCGGCAAAATGCCGATGAAATGGACCTTTGCGGGGATGTGATGTTCATCCACGACCCCCAGCCGATTGTATTAATCGAAAGACGCGAGGCCATAGGTAAAAAGTGGGCGTGGAGATGTCACGTCGATTTCACTACTCCAAAGGAAGGCGTTATGGCCTTTTTGAAATCGTACATCGAGAGGTACGATTGTGCTGTTTTTTCTGCCCCGGCATTTGCCAGAAAGTTGAGCATACCCCAAGCTTTGATCTCCCCTTCCATAGACCCCTTAAGCGACAAGAACAAGGAGTTGCCTCAGGAAACGATAAACTCCGTGCTGGATCAGTTTGGCATCGACAAGATGCGCCCAATCGTGACGCAAATATCCCGATTCGATTATTTGAAGGATCCCATAGGCGTTATCGAGGTATATAAGAGGGTTAAACGGCACATAGATTGCCAATTGGTTCTGGCGGGTGGCGGCGCGACCGATGACCCGGAAGGAGCAAAGGTCCTGGAAGACGTCAGAAACGCCGCTGCAGATGACCCCGATATACATGTGCTGCTGCTTCCGCCAGCAAAGGACATCGAGATCAACGCACTTCAAAGGGCCTCAAGCGTAATTTTGCAAAAATCGCTGAAAGAGGGCTTTGGCCTGACTGTTGCAGAGGGCCTGTGGAAGGCAAAGCCGGTCATTGCCTCTGCGGTTGGGGGGATCCCTCTTCAAATAGCGCATAAGTATTCGGGAATCCTGACGTACTCAATCGATGGGACTGTCCATTACTTGAAGCAGCTTTTAAATGAGCCCGAATATGCAAAAAAGCTGGGCATCAACGGTAGGGAACACATCAAAAACAACTTCCTAATAACGAGGCACATACGGGACTATTTGCTCCTCTTTTTGTCGTTATACCATGAAGACGAGATAGTTGGGTTGAACTGAATGAGTCTATGCTATGGTCTTCGGACTAAAGTGAAATGTGGCGTGGATTATCAGATATAAAGTACTAATTTGAGTTATAATTAATGTACTTAACTATAATGACATTAAGGGTAAGTCTTTACCGGCGAGGAGGGGAGACGGAAAAACGAAGAGGATGTTGCGTGAAAAGCAGGCAGAAGCTCGAAATCATGGCGCGTCGAAGTAGAAAGAGCCCGCACCGGACGGTCCTGCCAAGGGGTGTGTAGTAAACCAGGATAGGTTGCTCGACCTCATTTACGAGGCCAAGGGGTGAGATTCACAAGGGATGCCTACGCGACAAAGACTTGACGAGCTTGGGCTTTAAAATTGTTAATTGTTTTTGATTTTTATTTGAAATACGCTATCTACGAGAGCTAAAGGAGTTTGTTTTCGCCAAATATAACCTATTAAGCAGGGAAATATAGCCTTTTCATTTCCCTGCCAATTTTATTTACCACTTGATATTCGGCCAAATTATGCGGATTATATTACTAGCAAACAATTCGACACAGATAGGGGTGTTGGTATATGACCGGATCAAGGACAAAGTATTCGATGGCTGAGATTTTGCGCTTTATAATTCCATCAGCGTTGGGCATCATTTTGTTTTTGGTTCCTGTTCCTCAGGATGGCACTCTTAACACAATACTGGGAATCATTATTGATTGGGCAAAAGAAACCTTTAAACCTTTCCTTACTGTAGCGGCAATGGTTTTAGTGGTATTGAGCGCAGTTATTACGTTATATGCTTCTCTTGCAAGACCTAATTTCATAGTCAAAAGCCAATTTTTTAAAGATCTTTTTGTAACTCGTCCTCTTTGGATTACTTCGAGGGTCTTAGGGGCTGTATTTTTCGTCATGATTTATTTTAAAATAGGCCCTGAAGCGATATGGAGCATGGACACGGGTGGAACGCCTGCATTGGTATTAGCGCCTTCTTTATTGGTAATTTTTAGCGTTCTGGCCGCAGCGGTTTCGCTTCTCACGGATTTTGGATTAATGGAGTATATTGGTACCTTAGCACGTCCGCTGATGCATCCTCTTTTTAAGCTTCCGGGCAGATCTGCTATCGATTGTCTTGCATCTTGGCTGGGAAGCAACTCTGTAGGCGTAGTGATAACCACTAGATTGCATGATGCGGGATATTATAGTGATCGCGAGGCCTCCATCATATCGATTTCTTTCTCAGTAATAAGCGTTGCCTACATTTACGTCATGGCGGATTTTGTGGGATTGTCTAACATGTATTTCCAAATCTTGATCTCAATCTATGCGGTCTGCTTCATACTTGCCGTGCTTACCCCACGCATATGGCCCTTTAAAAACATTCCCGATACGTATTCCGGAAGATCAGGACAAAGAATTCCAGAAAGGGAAATCCCTGCCGGATATTCGTTAAAGGATTGGGCTTTGACGTCCGCCGTAGAGAGGGCAAAAGGGGAAGGGCTTAATACGATACTTAAGACATGCTATCAGACTTTTTCGTTTCTTATCGTTAGCACGATGCCGCTTGTCGTATCTTGGGGAACCATTGTGCTCATAATTGCGACCTATACTCCAGTGTTTCAATGGATTTCCTTGCCCTTTGCCTGGTTGCTTGAATTGGTTAAAATACCTGAAGCGTATAAGGTGGCCCCTGCCTTTGTTCTTGCCTATGCGGATCAATTCTTGGCCGCAGTCATCGGAGCCACTTGCAGCACAGTCGCCGGTAAGTTTATGTGTGCCTGCATATCTGCTACAGGCATAATTTATATGACTGAGATTGGGGTTCTGATATTGAATTCTTCCATACCACTAAATTTTTGGAAGCTTACTGCAATATACTTTGTCAGGGCTGTATTATCCGTGTTTTTATTGGCACCATTTGTGTTTCTCTTTTGTTGATGGGGCTTTCGGTTTGTCGATGTAACGGGTTCGTTACTCAAACGTCACGTAAACGTCAGATCGATTTGTTATCATTTACCTGAAGTTAAAAGATCGAAAGCGAGAAGGGGGATAACAATGAGAAAATTTTTAGTGTTTTTGTTGCTGTCAGTTTTGGCGTTGGGCCAGTTGAATGGGATTGCTTCGGCTGCAGGCCTAACTTTAAAGGGATCCACGACTGTTTTGCCGATAGCACAGGCGGCTATGGAAGCGTATGTCGCACTGTATCCAAATACCAAATTTTCGATATCCGGTGAGGGCAGTGGAAACGGGATCAAGGCATTGATTGATGGAACTTGCGATATCGCAAATTCATCTAGATTTATCAAGCAGGAGGAAGCTAAACTGGCCTTTGAAAAGGGGGCATACCCGGTACCCTTTGGAGTTGCCATAGATGCAATTGTTCCTATAGTGCATCCCAAAAATACCGTAAACAACCTTACTTTACAACAGCTTAAGGATATATATAGCGGCAAAATCACCAATTGGAAGGAAGTTGGGGGGGCAGATAAAAAGATAGCTGTCATAACAAGAGATACCAGCTCCGGGACATTTGAAATTTGGGAAGAAAAAATAATGAAAGGCGAGAAGATAACGCCCAGAGCTCAGGTATTGGCATCCAATGGTGCAATCGTGCAGGCGGTGTCCATGAATCCATTGGCCATAGGGTATATAGGAATAGGATATTTAAATAACAGCGTAAAAGGCGTCAGCGTGGAGAAGGTAAAGGCAACTCCCGAGACGGCACGAACAGGGGAGTATCCCATTTCTAGGTATCTTTTTATGTTTACAAGAGGTTGGCCAACGGGAGAAACGATGAGGTTCATAAACTTCATCTTGAGCGACGAGGGACAAAAGATTGTTACTAAGACTGGCTTTGTCCCAATAAGATAGATATTTTAGCGGCAGGGCCTGCTGTATTTATAGGCCCTGCCGCTAGTTTTTGGTTAATCTAAAGGAACGAGTCCTGTTGATTGGGCGGCGGTTACCGAAGAATCTAGTTTGTATAGTTTAATCTCTGCGTGCAACTCCTTGGCAAGTGCTTCCAGCTCTTCGGAGGCATGCTTTAAAGTTGTCACCCGTTCTTCCAATTCTTTGACCGATTTAGTCATTTCATCTGCTTTCTTGCGTGTTGTCTCAACTCC is a window from the Acetomicrobium flavidum genome containing:
- a CDS encoding glycosyltransferase translates to MVADIREYSSIVGQAVIDELFYLGDKLKGKIVQNINSTAVGGGVAEILSRMVPLLKQLGVDARWDVIKGNEEFFTITKKIHNALHGVDIPISLDELLYFQEVNRQNADEMDLCGDVMFIHDPQPIVLIERREAIGKKWAWRCHVDFTTPKEGVMAFLKSYIERYDCAVFSAPAFARKLSIPQALISPSIDPLSDKNKELPQETINSVLDQFGIDKMRPIVTQISRFDYLKDPIGVIEVYKRVKRHIDCQLVLAGGGATDDPEGAKVLEDVRNAAADDPDIHVLLLPPAKDIEINALQRASSVILQKSLKEGFGLTVAEGLWKAKPVIASAVGGIPLQIAHKYSGILTYSIDGTVHYLKQLLNEPEYAKKLGINGREHIKNNFLITRHIRDYLLLFLSLYHEDEIVGLN
- a CDS encoding phosphate ABC transporter substrate-binding protein, which encodes MRKFLVFLLLSVLALGQLNGIASAAGLTLKGSTTVLPIAQAAMEAYVALYPNTKFSISGEGSGNGIKALIDGTCDIANSSRFIKQEEAKLAFEKGAYPVPFGVAIDAIVPIVHPKNTVNNLTLQQLKDIYSGKITNWKEVGGADKKIAVITRDTSSGTFEIWEEKIMKGEKITPRAQVLASNGAIVQAVSMNPLAIGYIGIGYLNNSVKGVSVEKVKATPETARTGEYPISRYLFMFTRGWPTGETMRFINFILSDEGQKIVTKTGFVPIR
- a CDS encoding YjiH family protein codes for the protein MTGSRTKYSMAEILRFIIPSALGIILFLVPVPQDGTLNTILGIIIDWAKETFKPFLTVAAMVLVVLSAVITLYASLARPNFIVKSQFFKDLFVTRPLWITSRVLGAVFFVMIYFKIGPEAIWSMDTGGTPALVLAPSLLVIFSVLAAAVSLLTDFGLMEYIGTLARPLMHPLFKLPGRSAIDCLASWLGSNSVGVVITTRLHDAGYYSDREASIISISFSVISVAYIYVMADFVGLSNMYFQILISIYAVCFILAVLTPRIWPFKNIPDTYSGRSGQRIPEREIPAGYSLKDWALTSAVERAKGEGLNTILKTCYQTFSFLIVSTMPLVVSWGTIVLIIATYTPVFQWISLPFAWLLELVKIPEAYKVAPAFVLAYADQFLAAVIGATCSTVAGKFMCACISATGIIYMTEIGVLILNSSIPLNFWKLTAIYFVRAVLSVFLLAPFVFLFC